The following nucleotide sequence is from Takifugu flavidus isolate HTHZ2018 chromosome 4, ASM371156v2, whole genome shotgun sequence.
GAGTTCAATGTTGGCGAGTATCGGAGGGAATGTCTGAAGATCTACAAGTCATTTGAGTTTTTCCGTCCTGATAATGAAGAAGGGCTAAAAATCAGACGGTGAGTAAACAAAAGATCGATGGCAGGTTGGCCTCTGCAGGCGTTTCCAATAAACAGCCAATAAGTTGATTACTGCAGATCAAAATTGACTCACAAGACAGAACGCCGATGTGctgattttgtattttgtttctGCAGTCAGTGCGCCATGGCAGCGCTGAACGACGTCCGCCAGTACCTCAGTGTGGAAGGAGGTCAGGTGGCGGTGAGTCCTTGGCAGCTCAGCACAGCAGCCATAACTGTGGGGCTGATAAAGagctggttttcctgctgtttcagGTCTTTGACGCCACAAACACAACCAGAGAAAGAAGGGGGACCATTGTCAAGTTTGCGGAACAGAATGGCTTCAAGGTGCTGATTGCTGAGCAGGACAGGATTCTGCCGGTCAGCCTCCAACCTGACTCTGCTGTTGTGTCTTTGCAGGTGTTTTTTGTggagtctgtgtgtgaggaTCCAGATGTTGTGGCGCAAAATATACTTGTAAGTCTGGTGCTCCTATTTCCAGAATTAATAGAGGAACACGTGAACCACATATGCTAATTATGTGGTAAAATGCAAACAGTTAATGTCTTGAAAGTTTTCGAGACAAGACATTTTAAAGTGTAAATAGAAATGTGTCTTTTCCTCTATACAGCAAGTGAAGCTGGGGAACCCAGACTACATCCACTGTAACTCAGAGGAGGCCATCGAGGACTTCATGAAGAGGATCAAGTGTTACGAGTCTTCCTACCAGCCTCTGGATGAGGTTctggacaggtgaggagacaaCAAGACTTCCATCAAAACCAACAAACATCTGCCGGGAATTCCTTGtcttgtttcctgttgtttccaGGGATCTGTCCTACATAAAGATCATGGACGTGGGCCGTCGCTACCTGGTCAACCGCGTCCTCGATCACATCCAGAGCCGAATCGTCTACTACCTGATGAACATCCACATCACGCCGCGTTCCATCTACCTGTGTCGCCATGGTGAGAGCGACCTCAACATCAAGGGGCGGATCGGAGGAGATTCAGGCTTGTCTTCCAGAGGAAAAGAGGTGTTCGTTTGACCGTTCGAGTCGCGCGGAGATTCAAACGATTCCGTTCtcattgttttctctctccctctttccagtTTGCCAAAAGTCTGAGGAAATTCATCCAGGAGCAGAACATCAGAGATTTGAAAGTGTGGACAAGCCAGATGAAGAGAACCATCCAGACGGCGGAGTGCCTGGGGGTGCGGTACGAGCAGTGGAAATCTCTCAATGAAATAGATGCTGTAGGTGGATCCCTGCCTCCATCTCTGAATGAAACCTATTTAGAATTTGTGCTCAGGCTGAAttcttctcctcacatctgcgTAAAGGGCGTCTGCGAGGAAATGATGTACGAAGAGATCCAGGAGCATTTCCCGCTGGAGTTTGCGCTAAGAGACCAGGACAAGTACCGTTACCGCTACCCGAAAGGGGAGGTGAGATTTCTTCACAAGAACAGGGAGTGGGGATGGGTCCAGCCCAGTGTTTGACTGTAATCTGATAAACACAACTCACCCTGATAAGACAGCAGATGCGTTGCATTGCAGAACAGTTTGGCTGCATGCCTGCACCACCCTCCAGCAAAACACACCGTCAGTGCGCAGCAGGGTGCGGCTCTGACAGGCAGCAAAACAATTGCTCAATTTAGACTACTTCCCATCCAGAGGAGGAGCGTGTTCTTTCACTGAAAGACGGAATCGCTtgattatttattgtgtttgtaGTTTTTTGTGGAGGTTTTATTTTCTCGTTGCACCCGACTGTCTCTCCTGCACCCTGCTTCTAAAAATAGAAGTGTTGTGGACTTTTTCAAAGGGCTCGTTTGTGGTGGAGTCGGACCACAGCTTCCGCCGGCGTGCACAAACACAATGATTTAAATGGGAATCGTCTCCACGGTTATCTCTTGAGTGCGAGCGCTGCACAAATGTGTCTGGTGTGCTATCAGGGTAAGCATGTGTTTCTCCGTCCAGTCCTACGAAGACCTGGTGCAGCGACTGGAGCCCgtgctgatggagctggagcggcAGGAGAACGTTCTGGTCATCTGTCACCAGGCCGTCATGCGCTGTTTTCTGGCCTACTTCCTGGACAAGACAGCAGGTATTAAGAACTACAGGAGTGTGCCGGTTTCAGACAGGACAAACAAAGCCTGGGATTAATgttctgtctctgctctccacagaagaattgCCTTACATTAAGTGTCCTTTACATACTGTGCTGAAGTTGACCCCCGTGGCTTACGGTGAGTGTTTCAGGCCTGCTTGGCAGGTTCGCCCTTTGAAGTTTACTCTCTTTTAAccgtttgtgtttttgtcccaGGTTGTAAAGTGGAGTCCGTCTATTTAGGCGTGGACTcagtcaacacacagagagacagaccaGAGGTAGGTATGACGGCTGGCCTCAGAAACGCCAACCGAACAGACACTTGCGGCGTGTATCAGCAGACGCTGTAGTCTTCCTCGCTGTTCCGCTCCTCTACCTCCATATCTGGACTGAAACGTTTTAACCTGTCTAATTTGGCCTTCAGGCTTCCCTTACATCCtcctgtcattttaaaaaaaattaatttcaGTATTATGAGTGTTACAGTCCAGTTTCTGAATTACTTGGTAGTTGTGTGATTTTTACTTTGCATCCCTTTTACACACGTGTGAAATAATTATGACTGATGAAAAAACTATAGATATTGTCATTGTTTTACAATAACATTCATATATTTTTTGAGGCTTATTTGTTAGGTGATTTGTTAAAAATACTCATTGTTTTTTATACTTTCAAAAGACAAATGAGATGCTATCTTTAAACAGTGCTAAATGATTCAttccagattttctttttaaatataatgtGTTTGGTTGATCTGCTTCAGCCAGTAATAAAACCCTGCCAAATCACGGTGCAGCAGGTCACAAAATGTCACTATAAAAGTTCAAATTGGAAACAATTGATGCTTTTCTTTCACAATTGCTGCTAAATCACTCATTTGTCCTGTTTCGTGGTGTTTGAATAAACAGCTTTTATACAAATCATCACAATATTTtaagacttttattttgaaagcatcCTTTCGAATCCTGAGCTCATGAATTGTTCCTCAGGTTCTCACTGAAATCTTGTGACTCTGATTGCTGAGTCATGGATTGATAACTCGGCCTCTTCCTGTCACCGTTTCAGAACGTCGATGTGGAACGCAGCACGGAAGCCGCCCTGAAGACCGTCCCGGCTCACTTTTaaaacctcacttcctgtttcagaagGCCCCATCAACCTTCCTGTCTGGACTCCCTCCTCTGCCATGACAGTTGCCTCCCTGATGTGGTTGATGTCTCGGACTGTAAAGCACTTTTGCTGACTATaacactcttttttttaccaGTGTTCTATCAACTTTACTGCTGCTGTACCTCAGCAGATctaaaggaaaaggaaagaacgTGTAAATGTGTCTGTCGCAGTAATCCCCTAATCAGCATTTTTGCCCCTCTACATTTATCTACTGTATATTACAGTGTTTCCTGTGAATACTGCCATTTGCTTTGGTTTATCAGAAAATGGTGCTATTGTGTGAAACTCAAGTGAGGagggttttttaaaataaaccctcaACGTCTGACTGTGAAAGGTTCGCTTAgttgtaaaaaataaagacagtgtttgGTGTTTCTCTTGAGTAAATATCCCCTGAACATTCCAGACTATCTTTgtaaagtttttttcttttgtttttttaaaaagggtttgTGTGTGAAAGATGCACTTTATAATTTCAATTTGTGGCACTTATCCTGTGCTTATGACATTAAAGGGATCTGGCCCATGTCGCGGTCCTTCGGTTGCCATGACAATCTTTAGTTGTGATCATCTACTTTGAGAAGAATGACATCACAcgaatgtctgtgtgtgcataaaGGTACCATGTGTGTTGTGGAGAGTGTGTCTTGTCTTGTGAGCTTGTCTCTATATCAATATGACTTCAATAATCACTGTCAATAACTAATTTGACACCTCAGTGGGTCGTTTGTCACCGTCATTCTGAATAAACTGTTAATATCTGGGCTGaagacagagctgctgtttgtgtctcaTCGTTCCAGAACAATCCAAACTCAAAACACTTCACTGTCGGTATGTTTATttgaatcatttcatttttttacaACAGGGCCGATTCTGCATTTGTGACAAGAGATGTGCACCAATTTATGGCCCTCGTGGTTTAAAGTTTTAAGACAATACAGAAAAATTTAATCCATGTGcatataatatatattaaaaaacattttattattcaAACAAAAATCTATTTTCCCATGTGCTCATTAATCTTGATCACATGACTAGAAGGACCTGCCTTTAATGTCTGCTGATGTTCAAAAGGCAGAAGACAACACCTGGTGTGGTTACAATGATGTACAAACATTGATATTTTTAAGCAGGGGCCtgttttaaggttaaaaaacaaaactgtttgaCCCAGTACATCTTTGATGAGAGAAGCTGAGACACGGAGGCAGTACATCTTTGATGTACAGCCTCCGTGTCTCAGCTTCTCTCGTCTGGTCATATTTGTCTCCTTTCTGCCCTGCAATGTGACGCTTCGCACTTTGGGACGcgatggaaacaggaaagaaggTGGTTTTCAGTCTCTCAGAACTGCAAGACAAAAAGTATCAACAAAGATCAACATAAATTCAGATGATAGAAACAAAACTCAGAGACAAAACACTTACGTTTTTGAGGAACTCCTCGGCGACGATGCGAGCCCTGGCATTGACCGACAGCTTCATTTCACTGATCTCCTTGTCGATTTCTTCCATAAAGTGAATGACAAAGTCCACCAATTTGTGTTTGTACATCTGCTCCGTGTGGAAGTTGGTGATCAAAAAACTGATGTCAAAGCCCTGAAAAAGGAGAGTTTGGAAGTCAAAGTGTGGATCTGTGACAGACAGATGACAGAGAACATCTGCATTTAGGCAAGATCCACTAGCACGAGGCCAGTGAGGCACGGTGCCGATTTGTCAGGACACTTTTCTTGATAAATGTGTGCGAGACACCTATGAATGACTCAACGGCCACTGCTCTTACCTCTACTGGTTTCCTTCTCAAGATGAAGAAATTCTCAGCCCTCATCATCATGAAGCGCATGAATTTATGACACAGAATCTTTTCAATCTCATCTGCCTGTAAAAGCAAAAGTCAGCATTACAGCCACTGTAAGTGCACTCGGCGCTCAGAGGTTAGACTGAACGATGCACTGACCTGCTTCACAGCAATGCTGACTCGGACAGAGTTGATGGAGCCCTCGATCAGAACTTTCTCTTTGTCGTTACGGCTGATAATCACAGGTTGGAGGAGAAGCTCTTTACTACtcctaaaaataaaagaaataaccCACAACCTTTAATCCATCTATAACTTCATGCACTGCTGAGGTTAAACTCTCATTGCTCCAGTGCCTCACCTTACTTCCACCTCTGGCTTGTTGTGTCTCTCCACAACTTGGGAGGAGAAGTTCTCCAGGCAGAGGGCGGCCTGCAGGGTCGCACGCACCGCATTGAGATATGGGCGTAAGGTGGCTGTCTGAGGGGGGTCACGGAAGAAGATATAACAACAGAATATCAGAATGTGCAAGTGATTGGTAACATTTTCAGTTTCAAACACACCTGGTCGCTTGGTAATGTGATGAGTCGTTGATTATGATATAGCTACAAAAATAGGTCGTTGTGGTCTATAGCAACTTTATTAAAATCTCTAATATGACTCGGGGTGATAACATCATGTCGACGACAACAATATATGCCTCACTAATAGGTAGATCAGTAGGTCAACCAGATGTGTCATCTACTGTATAATATTGCAAGTCTCCGTCTAAATTACTTTAGTTAATCTACATTCAACTCACCCCATCCACTAAAAACACTATGACCAGTGTCATTCTATtttgcaggattttttttttttttactaaagcGAGCAGCTAACATTAGCCTCTGAGCTAATACTCAGCTAGCTAGCATATTTTAAAACGTGAAAAACGCCTCCTTAACAATCGATATTCGTCACAACAGGGTTAAGACGCAATACTGACTAAGCACAATAATTGTGACCGCAACATTTGCACCTTTTAATCAACACATATGGATGATTTCTCTTACCATTTTCTGTATGATGGGAGGCAGGTATAGGCGGAAGTAACCTCTTCTCCTTCGTTGGTATTTTAGGGTAGCTGTTCTCCGTCGCGTTGCTCTGCCGCCCCCTTCCGTTTGTAAAGGGGTTCAACTCCAATCCAGTGGGAATTTATGCTTATGCTAAGTTTTTTTAATATTGGTAAATTTTACTGctgtttgtattattttaaaatatacatacaAATCCTTCAATTTGCAATTCCTGATTTTTTCTTTATAACtcacttttaaaagaaaaaacattttttgaaaACATAGTCCATAAGCcccatatatttttaaaattacttcCCGGTAAATAAAAACTAGATCAACTTTGACACTATTATACATGTTAAATTGAGAGAATCGACAATAGATATATGCAACACTTAAAGTGTTTATCTTTTACATATTTGAGCTCACGCGGACTAAAACAtgagtaaaaatgacaaataattaattttaaaaaaagggttcaACTATCTGTATATTCAAGAGTTTTTATTATCCGACATCTCGATTTTTTTTTGACAGCATCATTGGCAtcgcattgatttttctttttttttctttttttacagggAGAAAGAGTAATATCAGGGAATAAATTTGaactttttctttaaatggaaaGAGAAACCATTCATTTCAGTTCGATCCATCAGTCATTTACCATTTATACACTGTAGTACACAATCTGTTAAAAATATTAAGTACTTAGCCGACCTGAGCTACAAGCAGACAGAGAGAACAGCGATAACAAAGACATGACAGAAAGATGCGTATGCTGTTGGTGAGGCGCTGAAGACTAAAGCATGGAAAGATGTATGACTGATGCAACATATACAGCAATAACATTAGCAGTACaagaaatgttaaataaaagacaaatattAATATATCAATCAATGTGTGATTTACACTCCGACTGCGTTATTAGCTTTTTCTTAATTGCTAGATGAGAAAGTTTCAGCTGCAATGCCAATTTCCCCACTAAAGAAGGCAGTACAATCAGTAAATGGTTCACCGGATTCTTAGGACATATTCAACAGGGGGAGAAAAACACTATATGTTGCCCAAAATCAGACATTGCTCTCTGATAAAggcaaaaacaattaaaaaaagtgcaaaaacaaCTATGTGTTTCAGATTGGCATTACAAACACCATCAACCAAACAACACCTGTGTACTCGTGGAGTTTAACTCGGTTGTTTCTTGACAGAGAAgcacaaaaaaggcaaaaaaaaaaaaatcagaagatTAAGATGGATGCTGGCGATAGCCGACATGACCTCACATGGCAGAGAAGCAGCCGGTCCGACCCTGTGAGGAGAAGCcacatgtgggggggggagagagaacgACGACTAGTAGGGGGGAGATCATTTATCAACAAGTGAGAAGGGTGCAAGGTCATTCGTGATCCTCGAGCACTGGATTTGTTAGCGTATTTTATGGTGGTACGCTAGCGTGTGGTGTGTATTAATTAGGGGGGGCTCATCCGAGTGTGGCGCACACAGTGATGGGGTGGTGTGAATGGAGGAAAGAGTGAAAAGAAGGAAGACCAGTAGGCAGAGTCCATTTCCTGGGAGCGCCGTGCAGGTGATGTAACCAGTGACAGGGTGTCTCAGAAagccaagggggggggggcaggttgtccctcagcagctgcagctttctgCTGAAGCTTTAGCTCTATCGTTCCGATCCAGTTTTATGGGCTCTGGGAATTCATTGTACAGCTCCACCTCCGTCTCCTGGAAGTCACAAAAGAGTGACAACaatgacaaacaggaagtgaagaaccctcgtttttacagtgtttagcCGTCGCTCCTCGCAAAGAAGAACATTGCGAGCATTGCTCACTTGTTTTAGGGCGTTGCGTGCAATCGTCTGGAATGCCTGTTCTACGTTGATGGCTTCTTTGGCACTGGTCTCAAAGTATGGGATGTTGTTCTTACTCTGACACCAAGCCTGAGCCCTTTTGGTGGTTacctgtgaggaagaggagcaaatCATTCACCTGAGCCGTTGCGCTGTAGTTAAAGACCTCATCACCTGACCGATGCTGACCTGTCTGTTCTCCAAGTCAATCTTGTTGCCTAGCACCACGAAGGGGAAGTTCTCAGGATCTCGAGGGCTGGCCTGGATCAGAAACTCATCCCTCCAGCTGTCAAGCGTCTTGAAAGTGTTGGGCGCAGTCACATCAAACACCAGGACGCAGCAGTCGGCTCCACGGTAGAACGCCACGCCCAGAGACTGGAACCTCTCCTGGCCGGCCGTGTCCCAGATCTACAAGCAGCAGAGAACGTTACAGGCGCGCCTGGAACTACCTGGAGCATTTGTTTCCCACCGCTCTGGTTTTAGGAGCTTCTTACCTGCATTGTAACGAGACGGTCGTCCACCATGACCTCCTTTGTGAGGAAATCAGCTCCTATTGTTGCTTTGTACTGGTTGCTAAACTTCTTGTTCACATACTGGTTCATGAGGGAGGTCTTCCCAACACTGACACGAGAAACGACCAAGAAGAAACAGGAATAAATCTGGATCTCTGAACACATTTAAGGTTATGGTGACCGTGTGCATACAGAGAATAATTGTGTCCACATCCAGGAGATCATTTCAACCACCTCAGCATCTGAACACAGCATTTATTTGCCGATGCAAACCGACAACGCAGTGCCGACTTGGCTCAGGGCCTCCAGGACCAGAAGAGAGGCCGGTCAGCATTAGAAACCTCCTCACCTCCGGCCCAACAGGGCAACTCTTTCACTACCAAACGGATCCATGTGTATACATTCCACAAACCCCGGACAAACTCTGAAACAATAGCTCCCCTTTTAGTCACGTGTGTGATTACTGCTGAAGCAATGGCAGCTGAAGAGACGCTAAAAAGCTGCCAATGCTAACATATAATGATGCgcgcaggggaaaaaaacactaaacACAAAGCAACGTTGTCCTGAATGAATCATCTCATAAGCAAAAACCTTTTACAAACACTCCTTTTAGTGCTGCTAATCATGTTGGACGTTGTGTGACTGTCATAAATTAAATCCTGACATGTGACCTCACTGGGCCAACTTTCTTTCTTGCTATACTGGTTTGGGGCACTGGAGGGGAAAATGATCAGTGACTTGACTCACCCGGAATCTCCCAAGATGATGACTTTCAAGAGCACTTTCTTCCTGGAAGTCATCTTACTGCAGGCTGGAGGAAGACAAGGGACAGATGTTCAGACAGGGATGCATCTCTAACAGACACTGTATCATTAAAATACATAAACCGTTCCACCAGACTTTACTGCACGTCTGCGCAGGGAACTGGACCAATCAGCTCCCAGGGCCACACACGCGTCATGTGATTTCTAAGCTGTTGAATCACGAGGAACACatcattctttcttttgtgCTCACACACCACAGGAAGTCACGTCCTGAAGGACTCACGCCTTTAAGAACCACGCAGTCTATTTTTGACAGTGTTGCCAAGCACCTCGAGAGCAGAAATCAGTGCACGTGAACACGGCCAGAGCTTACAACTGCACCAGAAATATAAGTTTAAAGGGaatgttttttatatataggTTTACTGGAGTCACCTGGATAACAAAGACCAGATCTAAGATCATTCTGGGGGAGAAAACGCTTCCGTGTCTCTTTCAAACCGACGTGATTTAGAAATCTTCAACTGCAACAGGGCTTCCTCAAGCACATCAACCAAGCTGAGGAAGCCGAAGGTTGAActgcagacaggatgtgacaggGTGCAA
It contains:
- the pfkfb4b gene encoding 6-phosphofructo-2-kinase/fructose-2,6-bisphosphatase 4b isoform X1 gives rise to the protein MPVLFMLCYQRQHGVTASMMVSMSTIISGCACARAVRPEHAEALPSIHCCLSRRRRSTLRAGKKRLPTATMRGSYRPGNTPNTAVCMTNCPTLIVTVGLPARGKTYISKKLTRYLNWIGVPTKEFNVGEYRRECLKIYKSFEFFRPDNEEGLKIRRQCAMAALNDVRQYLSVEGGQVAVFDATNTTRERRGTIVKFAEQNGFKVFFVESVCEDPDVVAQNILQVKLGNPDYIHCNSEEAIEDFMKRIKCYESSYQPLDEVLDRDLSYIKIMDVGRRYLVNRVLDHIQSRIVYYLMNIHITPRSIYLCRHGESDLNIKGRIGGDSGLSSRGKEFAKSLRKFIQEQNIRDLKVWTSQMKRTIQTAECLGVRYEQWKSLNEIDAGVCEEMMYEEIQEHFPLEFALRDQDKYRYRYPKGESYEDLVQRLEPVLMELERQENVLVICHQAVMRCFLAYFLDKTAEELPYIKCPLHTVLKLTPVAYGCKVESVYLGVDSVNTQRDRPEVGMTAGLRNANRTDTCGVYQQTL
- the pfkfb4b gene encoding 6-phosphofructo-2-kinase/fructose-2,6-bisphosphatase 4b isoform X3; this translates as MLDNDEFILDPYPRELTQNPLKKIWMPFKNGHISQRRVCMTNCPTLIVTVGLPARGKTYISKKLTRYLNWIGVPTKEFNVGEYRRECLKIYKSFEFFRPDNEEGLKIRRQCAMAALNDVRQYLSVEGGQVAVFDATNTTRERRGTIVKFAEQNGFKVFFVESVCEDPDVVAQNILQVKLGNPDYIHCNSEEAIEDFMKRIKCYESSYQPLDEVLDRDLSYIKIMDVGRRYLVNRVLDHIQSRIVYYLMNIHITPRSIYLCRHGESDLNIKGRIGGDSGLSSRGKEFAKSLRKFIQEQNIRDLKVWTSQMKRTIQTAECLGVRYEQWKSLNEIDAGVCEEMMYEEIQEHFPLEFALRDQDKYRYRYPKGESYEDLVQRLEPVLMELERQENVLVICHQAVMRCFLAYFLDKTAEELPYIKCPLHTVLKLTPVAYGCKVESVYLGVDSVNTQRDRPEVGMTAGLRNANRTDTCGVYQQTL
- the pfkfb4b gene encoding 6-phosphofructo-2-kinase/fructose-2,6-bisphosphatase 4b isoform X2 gives rise to the protein MPVLFMLCYQRQHGVTASMMVSMSTIISGCACARAVRPEHAEALPSIHCCLSRRRRSTLRAGKKRLPTATMRGSYRPGNTPNTAVCMTNCPTLIVTVGLPARGKTYISKKLTRYLNWIGVPTKEFNVGEYRRECLKIYKSFEFFRPDNEEGLKIRRQCAMAALNDVRQYLSVEGGQVAVFDATNTTRERRGTIVKFAEQNGFKVFFVESVCEDPDVVAQNILQVKLGNPDYIHCNSEEAIEDFMKRIKCYESSYQPLDEVLDRDLSYIKIMDVGRRYLVNRVLDHIQSRIVYYLMNIHITPRSIYLCRHGESDLNIKGRIGGDSGLSSRGKEFAKSLRKFIQEQNIRDLKVWTSQMKRTIQTAECLGVRYEQWKSLNEIDAGVCEEMMYEEIQEHFPLEFALRDQDKYRYRYPKGESYEDLVQRLEPVLMELERQENVLVICHQAVMRCFLAYFLDKTAEELPYIKCPLHTVLKLTPVAYGCKVESVYLGVDSVNTQRDRPENVDVERSTEAALKTVPAHF
- the arpc4 gene encoding actin-related protein 2/3 complex subunit 4, whose product is MTATLRPYLNAVRATLQAALCLENFSSQVVERHNKPEVEVRSSKELLLQPVIISRNDKEKVLIEGSINSVRVSIAVKQADEIEKILCHKFMRFMMMRAENFFILRRKPVEGFDISFLITNFHTEQMYKHKLVDFVIHFMEEIDKEISEMKLSVNARARIVAEEFLKNF
- the pfkfb4b gene encoding 6-phosphofructo-2-kinase/fructose-2,6-bisphosphatase 4b isoform X4, whose amino-acid sequence is MLDNDEFILDPYPRELTQNPLKKIWMPFKNGHISQRRVCMTNCPTLIVTVGLPARGKTYISKKLTRYLNWIGVPTKEFNVGEYRRECLKIYKSFEFFRPDNEEGLKIRRQCAMAALNDVRQYLSVEGGQVAVFDATNTTRERRGTIVKFAEQNGFKVFFVESVCEDPDVVAQNILQVKLGNPDYIHCNSEEAIEDFMKRIKCYESSYQPLDEVLDRDLSYIKIMDVGRRYLVNRVLDHIQSRIVYYLMNIHITPRSIYLCRHGESDLNIKGRIGGDSGLSSRGKEFAKSLRKFIQEQNIRDLKVWTSQMKRTIQTAECLGVRYEQWKSLNEIDAGVCEEMMYEEIQEHFPLEFALRDQDKYRYRYPKGESYEDLVQRLEPVLMELERQENVLVICHQAVMRCFLAYFLDKTAEELPYIKCPLHTVLKLTPVAYGCKVESVYLGVDSVNTQRDRPENVDVERSTEAALKTVPAHF
- the LOC130524670 gene encoding ras-related protein rab7-like — encoded protein: MTSRKKVLLKVIILGDSGVGKTSLMNQYVNKKFSNQYKATIGADFLTKEVMVDDRLVTMQIWDTAGQERFQSLGVAFYRGADCCVLVFDVTAPNTFKTLDSWRDEFLIQASPRDPENFPFVVLGNKIDLENRQVTTKRAQAWCQSKNNIPYFETSAKEAINVEQAFQTIARNALKQETEVELYNEFPEPIKLDRNDRAKASAESCSC
- the pfkfb4b gene encoding 6-phosphofructo-2-kinase/fructose-2,6-bisphosphatase 4b isoform X5, which codes for MPVLFMLCYQRQHGVTASMMVSMSTIISGCACARAVRPEHAEALPSIHCCLSRRRRSTLRAGKKRLPTATMRGSYRPGNTPNTAVCMTNCPTLIVTVGLPARGKTYISKKLTRYLNWIGVPTKEFNVGEYRRECLKIYKSFEFFRPDNEEGLKIRRQCAMAALNDVRQYLSVEGGQVAVFDATNTTRERRGTIVKFAEQNGFKVFFVESVCEDPDVVAQNILQVKLGNPDYIHCNSEEAIEDFMKRIKCYESSYQPLDEVLDRDLSYIKIMDVGRRYLVNRVLDHIQSRIVYYLMNIHITPRSIYLCRHGESDLNIKGRIGGDSGLSSRGKEFAKSLRKFIQEQNIRDLKVWTSQMKRTIQTAECLGVRYEQWKSLNEIDAGVCEEMMYEEIQEHFPLEFALRDQDKYRYRYPKGEGSFVVESDHSFRRRAQTQ